A genomic region of Pseudomonas abietaniphila contains the following coding sequences:
- a CDS encoding exopolysaccharide transport family protein, with product MITIRSFRDLLRLYFIFRREVQITVVATFAIIVLGAFLLPNRYESTALLLVKPGRDTSTVPIELADRQSIAVPSALRDPLLDEERMLTGRPIIRLVVQQYMEKLADAPKPSGVFATIKNAPGEVFRAIVNVLRSGLEMLGLVEARSPEERLAEDLEKNFKASHEPGSSVMELTFTWNDPEVAQAVLKSWVDEYGNERARTLGRVNLYAFYEQEVKDTQANILSHKHDIQTLLDQLGTVSINQRLADIAQGLNDLRTERNNTARSIASTKAGMDKIQEQINKQTRLISSGKELALNPSRQDLQNRINSKEVERQELLRSFKESAPPVQALDNEIKNLKALWASQATTVQRSENIAPNPLFTRLQNILNDQQASYTRLLVQREQLDAQLAQLEKDRTQALDLEPKFSRLQNELNAEEKNFILYTDSLEKARIDRELDNKRISNIAIIEQATLNPSRVFPKSLLMLLLAIPLSLGVGLLALYLFYLLDQRIHDGDKIEAQFGVPLWTSLQDTSIAQPHRNSAFIASLYRLYSVLPLNQVPEKGLSIGLTSAHSGEGVSFVVEHLRTLLEEHGHSVRVGDGRAAQPGEIQLIAASDFYSNQQAFVHLRDADLIVLVVRAESSTVPMLQNALTTLTTAFKHVDGIILNRRRFEIPEGVLAWIGRFRRQH from the coding sequence ATGATAACCATCCGCTCATTCCGCGATTTATTGCGCCTGTATTTCATCTTCCGACGCGAGGTGCAGATCACTGTGGTGGCGACGTTCGCGATCATCGTGCTCGGCGCATTCCTTTTGCCTAACCGGTACGAATCCACTGCCCTGTTGCTGGTCAAGCCTGGCCGTGACACCAGCACCGTGCCGATCGAACTCGCTGACCGGCAGTCGATCGCCGTGCCGAGTGCCCTGCGCGACCCCTTGCTCGACGAAGAGCGCATGCTGACGGGTCGCCCGATCATCCGGCTGGTCGTGCAGCAGTACATGGAAAAGCTGGCCGATGCACCGAAGCCCTCGGGCGTTTTCGCCACGATCAAAAACGCCCCGGGCGAGGTGTTCCGCGCCATCGTCAATGTCCTTCGCAGTGGGTTGGAAATGCTCGGACTGGTCGAGGCCCGCTCGCCGGAAGAGCGCCTCGCGGAAGACCTGGAAAAGAATTTCAAAGCCAGTCACGAACCGGGCTCTTCGGTGATGGAGCTGACCTTCACCTGGAACGATCCCGAGGTGGCCCAGGCGGTGTTGAAAAGCTGGGTAGATGAGTACGGCAACGAGCGTGCCCGGACCCTGGGGCGGGTAAACCTCTACGCGTTCTACGAACAGGAGGTCAAGGACACGCAAGCCAACATTCTCTCTCACAAGCACGACATCCAGACCCTGCTCGACCAGTTGGGCACCGTGAGCATCAATCAACGGCTGGCCGACATCGCTCAGGGCCTGAATGACCTGCGCACCGAGCGCAACAACACCGCCCGTTCCATTGCCTCGACCAAGGCCGGGATGGACAAGATTCAGGAGCAGATCAACAAGCAGACCCGGCTGATCAGTTCAGGCAAGGAGCTGGCCCTCAACCCGAGCCGTCAGGACTTGCAAAACCGCATCAACAGCAAGGAAGTCGAGCGTCAGGAACTGTTGCGCTCGTTCAAGGAAAGCGCGCCTCCGGTCCAGGCGCTGGACAATGAGATCAAGAACCTCAAAGCACTGTGGGCCAGTCAGGCAACGACCGTGCAACGCTCTGAAAACATTGCGCCCAATCCATTGTTCACCCGCCTGCAAAACATCCTCAACGACCAGCAGGCCAGTTACACCCGGCTGCTGGTGCAGCGAGAGCAACTCGACGCACAACTCGCTCAACTGGAGAAGGACCGGACCCAGGCACTGGACCTCGAACCCAAATTCTCGCGGCTGCAAAACGAGCTGAATGCCGAGGAAAAGAACTTCATTCTTTACACCGACAGCCTGGAAAAGGCACGCATCGACCGCGAGCTGGATAACAAGCGCATCAGCAACATTGCGATCATCGAACAAGCCACGCTCAACCCCAGCCGGGTATTTCCGAAAAGCCTGTTGATGTTGCTGCTGGCCATTCCGTTGAGTCTGGGTGTAGGCCTGTTAGCCCTGTATCTGTTCTACCTGCTGGACCAGCGCATCCACGACGGCGACAAGATCGAAGCGCAGTTCGGGGTGCCGTTGTGGACCAGTCTGCAGGACACCAGCATCGCGCAGCCGCATCGCAACAGCGCCTTCATCGCCAGTCTGTATCGCCTGTACAGCGTGCTGCCGCTCAACCAGGTGCCCGAAAAAGGGCTCAGCATCGGGCTGACATCGGCGCACTCGGGCGAAGGGGTGAGCTTCGTCGTCGAACACCTGCGCACGCTCCTTGAAGAGCATGGCCACAGCGTCCGTGTGGGGGATGGACGCGCGGCACAACCCGGTGAAATCCAGCTGATCGCTGCGTCCGATTTCTATTCGAACCAGCAAGCCTTCGTGCACTTGCGCGATGCCGACCTCATCGTGCTGGTGGTCCGG
- a CDS encoding polysaccharide biosynthesis/export family protein — MKNTLLLASVLLLCACNTPARIGLPESPEIKAAQDAGRALAGKPLPPERIHAGDTLRIVRNTGEAPSISAFTANSIYELTLFPVLNDGTFSYPYIGSVKAAGLTVPQLTQVLEDKLAPVYRETALTINISQAPSNMVFVGGAVRNPANLPVSVVTNLEQALVGAGGINPDADARLVALLRQGDDGLYKTYFFDYSKLLYAGSGGPTAPVLLQRGDVVFVPKSGVGNKIDGVNLYFNQLIPFSKSLGFGVNYNLRDNN; from the coding sequence ATGAAAAATACGCTGCTGCTCGCCAGCGTACTGCTGCTGTGCGCGTGTAACACGCCCGCACGGATCGGGCTGCCGGAATCACCGGAAATCAAGGCCGCACAGGATGCAGGCCGAGCCCTGGCCGGCAAACCGCTGCCGCCTGAACGCATCCACGCCGGCGACACCCTGCGTATCGTGCGCAACACCGGCGAAGCGCCTTCGATCTCGGCGTTCACCGCCAACTCCATCTATGAGCTGACGCTGTTCCCGGTGCTCAACGACGGTACGTTTTCCTACCCGTACATCGGTTCAGTGAAAGCGGCCGGGTTGACCGTGCCGCAGCTCACCCAAGTGCTGGAAGACAAGCTTGCACCGGTCTACCGGGAAACCGCGCTGACCATCAACATCAGCCAGGCGCCCAGCAACATGGTGTTCGTGGGAGGCGCGGTGCGCAATCCGGCCAACCTGCCCGTGTCGGTGGTCACCAACCTTGAGCAGGCGCTGGTGGGGGCCGGGGGTATTAACCCGGATGCCGATGCGCGCCTCGTCGCGTTGCTGCGTCAGGGCGACGACGGCCTCTACAAGACGTATTTCTTCGATTACAGCAAGCTTCTCTACGCGGGCAGTGGAGGCCCGACGGCGCCGGTGTTGTTGCAGCGCGGTGATGTTGTGTTCGTCCCCAAATCCGGGGTCGGCAACAAGATCGACGGCGTGAATCTGTACTTCAACCAGTTGATCCCCTTCTCGAAATCGTTGGGCTTCGGTGTGAATTACAACCTGCGCGACAACAACTAA
- a CDS encoding mannose-1-phosphate guanylyltransferase/mannose-6-phosphate isomerase, with product MGTLIPCIIAGGAGTRLWPVSREAMPKPFMRLPDGESLLQKTFNRASNLDGVESLLTVTNREVYFRTVDDYRLLNKNKIHLDFLLEPFGRNTAPAIAAAALHVQALHGDEAQLLILPADQLIHDVEAFATAVKDARKLADEGWLVTFGLIPTRAETGFGYIEKGQALSDKAYQVARFVEKPDATTANEYLNGGLHLWNAGMFCMRVDVLLRELETHAPDVLAAVRHCLSRCNSKEGSNELQMELDATTFAQAPDISIDYALMERSQKVAVVPCELGWSDIGSWSAIRELAPADENGNQCNGQVVLHDVTNCYIDSKKRLVGAVGLDNLIIIDTPDALLIADAERTQEVKLIAQELKRQGHPAYLLHNTVTRPWGTYTVLEEGKRFKIKRIVVKPQASLSLQMHHHRSEHWIVVSGMARVTNGEREFMLDTNESTFIKPGHTHRLVNPGVIDLVMIEVQSGEYLGEDDIVRFTDVYGRVPAAPTV from the coding sequence ATGGGCACCCTTATTCCCTGCATTATCGCCGGCGGTGCCGGCACCCGATTGTGGCCAGTTTCACGTGAAGCGATGCCAAAGCCCTTCATGCGCCTGCCAGATGGCGAAAGCCTGCTGCAAAAGACCTTCAACCGTGCCAGCAACCTGGACGGCGTCGAAAGCCTGCTGACGGTAACCAACCGGGAAGTCTACTTCCGGACCGTCGATGACTATCGCTTGTTGAACAAGAACAAGATCCACCTCGACTTTCTGCTGGAGCCGTTCGGACGCAACACCGCGCCCGCCATCGCCGCCGCCGCGCTGCATGTCCAGGCGCTGCACGGTGACGAGGCTCAGTTGCTGATCCTTCCTGCCGATCAGCTGATCCACGACGTGGAGGCGTTCGCCACGGCGGTCAAGGATGCCCGCAAGCTCGCTGATGAGGGCTGGCTGGTGACCTTCGGCCTGATTCCCACGCGCGCGGAAACCGGCTTTGGTTACATCGAAAAAGGCCAGGCCTTGAGTGACAAGGCCTACCAGGTCGCGCGATTCGTCGAGAAGCCCGATGCGACCACCGCCAACGAGTACCTGAACGGTGGCCTGCACCTGTGGAACGCCGGGATGTTCTGCATGCGCGTCGACGTGCTGTTGCGCGAGCTGGAAACCCACGCACCCGATGTGCTGGCGGCCGTGCGTCACTGCCTTTCCCGGTGCAACAGCAAGGAAGGCAGCAACGAGCTGCAGATGGAACTGGACGCCACCACCTTCGCCCAGGCACCGGACATCTCGATTGACTACGCCTTGATGGAGCGCTCGCAGAAAGTGGCCGTGGTGCCATGCGAGCTTGGCTGGAGCGACATCGGTTCCTGGTCAGCGATTCGCGAGCTGGCCCCGGCGGATGAAAACGGCAACCAGTGCAACGGTCAGGTGGTGCTGCACGACGTCACCAACTGCTACATCGACTCCAAGAAGCGACTGGTCGGTGCCGTCGGTCTGGACAACCTGATCATTATCGACACCCCGGACGCCCTGTTGATTGCCGACGCCGAGCGCACCCAGGAAGTCAAACTCATTGCGCAGGAGCTCAAGCGCCAGGGCCATCCGGCGTACCTGCTGCACAACACCGTGACCCGGCCGTGGGGCACTTACACCGTCCTGGAAGAAGGCAAGCGCTTCAAGATCAAGCGCATCGTGGTCAAGCCCCAGGCGTCGTTGTCGCTGCAGATGCACCACCATCGCAGCGAACACTGGATCGTTGTCAGCGGCATGGCCCGCGTTACCAACGGCGAGCGCGAGTTCATGCTCGACACCAACGAATCGACCTTCATCAAGCCTGGCCACACTCACCGTCTGGTAAACCCCGGCGTGATCGATCTGGTGATGATCGAGGTACAGAGTGGCGAGTACCTGGGTGAAGACGACATCGTGCGTTTCACCGATGTGTACGGCCGCGTACCGGCTGCGCCGACGGTCTGA